Proteins from a single region of Tautonia marina:
- the cmk gene encoding (d)CMP kinase translates to MRRVVTIDGPAGSGKSTVARIVADRLGWRLLDTGAMYRSVALAALRAGIDLADEEALGALAGRVTVTMPPGQVLLDDQDVTREIRTVEVTRVTRFAAENPRVRQVLASWQRAFAAENDTITEGRDQGTIVFPDAPCKFFLTADPTERARRRHAEFLQRGESISFEDVLRDQLRRDAEDTERAIAPLRPADDATLIDTTGRTIDEIATIVETAARRCSGETCFPEPPQS, encoded by the coding sequence ATGCGGCGCGTGGTGACCATTGATGGGCCGGCCGGCTCGGGGAAAAGTACCGTGGCCCGGATCGTGGCCGACCGGCTCGGCTGGAGGCTGCTCGATACGGGGGCGATGTACCGCTCGGTGGCCCTGGCCGCCTTGCGAGCGGGGATCGACCTGGCCGACGAGGAGGCCCTCGGCGCGCTGGCTGGTCGTGTCACCGTGACGATGCCTCCGGGGCAGGTCTTGCTCGATGACCAGGACGTAACCCGCGAGATTCGCACGGTCGAGGTCACACGAGTCACCCGATTCGCCGCCGAGAACCCTCGCGTGCGCCAGGTGCTCGCCTCGTGGCAACGGGCCTTTGCCGCCGAGAACGACACGATTACCGAGGGCCGCGATCAAGGGACGATCGTCTTCCCCGACGCCCCTTGCAAGTTCTTTCTCACCGCCGACCCGACCGAACGGGCCCGCCGCCGTCACGCCGAGTTCCTCCAGCGTGGCGAGTCCATTTCGTTCGAGGACGTGCTCCGCGACCAGCTGCGACGCGACGCCGAAGACACCGAACGCGCCATCGCCCCCTTACGTCCAGCCGACGATGCAACCCTGATCGACACGACCGGCCGGACCATCGACGAGATCGCCACGATCGTCGAGACCGCGGCCCGTCGCTGTTCGGGCGAGACATGCTTTCCGGAGCCTCCACAGTCATGA
- a CDS encoding TAXI family TRAP transporter solute-binding subunit, with amino-acid sequence MARRRSRMVRRGVAYAMLAVLIGSAVTWFLTREWLPRTLRIASGHVEGRYHEFARRLGPAVERRLGRPVEVLTSEGSLASREMLLADDPDRRADLAILQGGSVSLRGLVMIAPLFPDVVHVVARADRGIETIEDLRGRCVAVGDPGSGMQISARHLLDHYDLELDARSVGFEHLQFDDELDAAIVTTNSSNRALRRLLAEGQYVLVPVLDAEAIALIHYHYHAITIPRGLFSETPRIPPEPVPTIATTAFLATRADASARLVEETLEALYAEIGPWDFPDLIPRSQALDWQPAPMHPNARAFFDPFDHLGWTATVLESLSALKELLFAMAAGAYLIWDRWRRVRERETQEEVRAQKERLDLFLEQTAAIEREQMDTDDPRRLRELLDRVVRIKLHALSQFTHETLRGDGTFALFLLQCNNLTNVIQLKIVTATMRQRR; translated from the coding sequence ATGGCGCGACGACGTTCTCGGATGGTCCGGCGCGGGGTCGCCTATGCGATGCTCGCGGTGCTGATCGGCTCGGCCGTGACCTGGTTCCTCACTCGGGAATGGCTGCCCCGGACCCTCCGGATTGCGTCGGGCCACGTCGAAGGCCGTTACCATGAGTTCGCCCGACGGCTCGGCCCGGCCGTCGAGCGCAGACTCGGTCGACCTGTGGAAGTCCTGACTTCCGAGGGATCGCTCGCGAGTCGAGAGATGCTGTTGGCCGACGACCCCGACCGTCGCGCCGACCTGGCGATCTTGCAGGGAGGTTCGGTCTCGCTCCGCGGCCTGGTGATGATTGCCCCGCTGTTTCCGGACGTCGTGCATGTCGTCGCTCGGGCGGACCGAGGGATCGAGACGATTGAGGATCTGCGGGGCCGTTGCGTCGCGGTGGGAGATCCGGGGTCGGGCATGCAGATCAGTGCTCGACATCTGCTCGACCACTACGACCTCGAACTCGACGCCCGATCGGTCGGCTTCGAGCATCTTCAGTTCGACGACGAGCTGGACGCGGCGATCGTGACGACCAACTCCAGCAATCGTGCGTTGCGCCGATTGCTGGCCGAAGGGCAGTACGTCCTCGTTCCCGTCCTGGATGCCGAGGCGATCGCACTGATCCATTACCATTACCACGCGATCACCATTCCGCGGGGCCTGTTCTCCGAGACTCCTCGGATTCCTCCCGAGCCGGTGCCGACGATCGCCACGACCGCCTTTCTCGCCACTCGGGCCGATGCCTCCGCTCGGTTGGTCGAGGAAACGCTCGAAGCCCTCTACGCTGAGATCGGCCCCTGGGACTTCCCCGACCTTATTCCACGCTCCCAGGCGCTCGACTGGCAGCCGGCGCCGATGCATCCGAATGCTCGGGCCTTCTTCGATCCGTTCGATCATCTCGGCTGGACGGCCACGGTGCTCGAATCCCTCTCGGCGCTCAAGGAATTACTCTTTGCGATGGCCGCTGGCGCTTACCTGATCTGGGACCGCTGGCGACGGGTCCGGGAACGCGAGACGCAGGAGGAAGTGCGTGCCCAGAAGGAACGCCTCGACCTGTTCCTCGAACAGACTGCTGCGATTGAACGCGAGCAGATGGATACCGACGACCCGCGCCGCCTCCGCGAACTGCTCGACCGCGTTGTCCGCATCAAGCTGCACGCCCTCTCGCAGTTCACCCACGAAACGCTCCGAGGGGATGGCACCTTCGCGCTGTTCTTGCTCCAGTGCAACAACCTGACCAACGTCATCCAGCTCAAGATCGTCACCGCCACCATGCGCCAGCGGCGCTGA
- a CDS encoding SDR family NAD(P)-dependent oxidoreductase encodes MPRRRDSFQAARCLITGASSGIGAAFARLLAADGARLVVTGRSADRLATEVEHLKAAGASADQILAVPADLTDADSRRSLLDATAERFDGALDLVINAAGVGAYGRFESHAPSVMRDVFEINVFALAEMCRGTLPMLRRGDRPSLLNIGSIVARRGLPGRPEYSASKFAVAGLTEALRAEWTIDGIHVMLLNPGFTTTGFERNVVVHTAIYKTESHRSMPPDAVAQAGLRALRRGRRELTLTSRGRLLLAVNRIVPGFVDWGFGRWTRRLYADAPALAAAEQRATNSAPPDASSS; translated from the coding sequence ATGCCCCGTCGTCGAGACTCGTTCCAGGCCGCGCGCTGCCTGATTACCGGAGCATCGTCCGGAATCGGTGCCGCCTTCGCTCGATTGCTGGCCGCCGACGGCGCCCGACTGGTCGTAACCGGTCGATCGGCCGATCGCCTCGCAACAGAGGTCGAGCATCTGAAGGCCGCCGGTGCCTCCGCCGATCAGATCCTTGCCGTTCCCGCCGACCTGACCGACGCCGACTCCCGCCGGTCGCTCCTCGATGCCACGGCCGAGCGGTTCGACGGTGCCCTCGATCTGGTCATCAACGCCGCCGGGGTCGGGGCCTATGGGCGGTTCGAGTCTCACGCGCCCTCGGTGATGCGTGATGTCTTCGAGATCAACGTCTTCGCCCTGGCCGAAATGTGTCGGGGGACCTTGCCGATGCTCCGCCGAGGCGATCGCCCCTCGTTGCTCAACATCGGCTCCATTGTCGCCCGCCGCGGCTTGCCCGGCCGACCCGAATACTCGGCCAGCAAGTTCGCCGTTGCCGGCCTGACCGAAGCCCTCCGCGCCGAGTGGACGATCGACGGCATCCACGTCATGCTCCTCAACCCCGGTTTCACCACCACCGGATTCGAGCGCAACGTGGTTGTCCACACCGCCATCTACAAAACCGAATCTCACCGCAGCATGCCCCCCGACGCCGTTGCCCAGGCCGGACTCCGCGCCTTGCGTCGCGGTCGCCGCGAGCTGACCCTGACCTCCCGAGGACGCCTGCTTCTGGCCGTCAATCGCATCGTTCCCGGCTTCGTCGACTGGGGCTTCGGCCGCTGGACCCGACGGCTCTACGCCGATGCCCCCGCCCTCGCCGCCGCTGAGCAACGCGCGACCAATTCCGCCCCGCCCGACGCTTCCTCCTCCTGA
- the polX gene encoding DNA polymerase/3'-5' exonuclease PolX — translation MLADDVARLLDEMGTLLELQGENPFRCRAYHTAADAVRGVGGDLHDLIASGRLAAEVPGIGETIQSKIIQLVTTGRLSALEELREQMPPGLVALLRVPGLGPKKIKALHEALAITSLADLRRAAESGAIAGLKGFGAKTQQKILEGLAFVESSGDRILQSTALRLVTPIVEAVRQAPGVEQVEVCGSLRRRVETIGDLDVLFAANDPAPVLDLFVALPEVAGVLAHGPTKASVRLARGVQCDLRGVTPAQFPFALHYFTGSKAHNIAMRRRAIARGLRLNEYALEGPDGPIPCQSEAELFEALGLHFIPPELREDHGEFDLAERGPIPPLIERSDLRGTFHCHTDWSDGGNTLLEMAEAARQRGLTYLGIADHSRSAGYANGLSMDRVRRQWDEIDRLNETFGREFRLFKGIECDILPDGSLDYPDDVLEGFDYVVASVHSSFGQSRDVMTDRIVQALRHPLVTMLGHPSGRLLLRRDAYAVDLDAVIDAAAEAGTMIEINANPHRLDLDAPHARRAREHGITLVINPDAHSTGGLDDLEFGIGVARRAGLGPEHVLNTASLSEVARRLRNRRSG, via the coding sequence ATGCTCGCTGACGACGTGGCCCGTCTGCTCGATGAGATGGGGACGCTCCTGGAACTCCAGGGAGAGAACCCATTCCGGTGCCGAGCGTATCATACGGCCGCCGATGCCGTTCGGGGCGTTGGGGGTGATTTGCACGATCTGATCGCCTCCGGGCGACTGGCCGCCGAGGTCCCCGGCATTGGTGAGACGATCCAGTCGAAGATCATCCAGCTGGTGACCACCGGGCGGCTCTCGGCCCTGGAGGAGCTTCGCGAGCAGATGCCGCCGGGCCTGGTGGCCTTGCTCCGGGTTCCCGGCCTCGGGCCAAAGAAGATCAAGGCCCTGCACGAAGCCCTGGCGATCACCAGCCTTGCCGATCTCCGCCGGGCGGCGGAATCGGGGGCGATTGCCGGGTTGAAGGGGTTTGGGGCGAAGACGCAGCAAAAGATCCTGGAAGGACTTGCCTTTGTGGAGTCGTCGGGCGACCGCATCTTGCAAAGCACGGCGCTCCGGCTGGTGACGCCGATCGTCGAGGCGGTGCGTCAGGCTCCCGGAGTGGAACAGGTTGAGGTTTGTGGGAGTCTGCGCCGCCGGGTGGAGACGATCGGCGATCTCGACGTGCTGTTCGCGGCGAACGACCCCGCGCCGGTACTCGATCTGTTCGTCGCGCTTCCCGAGGTGGCCGGCGTGCTCGCCCACGGGCCGACCAAGGCGAGCGTTCGCCTGGCCCGTGGCGTGCAGTGCGACTTGCGGGGGGTGACTCCCGCTCAGTTCCCGTTCGCCTTGCACTACTTCACCGGATCGAAGGCGCACAACATCGCCATGCGTCGTCGGGCGATTGCCCGGGGGCTCCGGCTCAATGAATATGCCCTGGAAGGCCCCGACGGGCCGATCCCTTGCCAGTCCGAGGCCGAATTGTTTGAGGCGCTGGGGCTGCACTTCATTCCTCCCGAACTGCGCGAAGACCACGGAGAGTTCGACCTGGCCGAGCGCGGCCCGATTCCCCCCTTGATCGAGCGAAGCGACCTGCGAGGCACCTTTCACTGCCATACCGACTGGAGCGACGGCGGCAACACCTTGCTCGAAATGGCCGAGGCCGCCCGGCAGCGCGGCCTGACCTATCTGGGAATCGCCGACCACTCCCGATCGGCCGGCTATGCCAACGGCCTGAGCATGGATCGGGTTCGTCGCCAGTGGGATGAGATCGATCGGTTGAACGAGACGTTTGGGCGGGAGTTCCGGCTGTTCAAAGGGATCGAGTGCGACATCCTGCCCGACGGGTCGCTCGACTATCCGGACGACGTGCTCGAAGGGTTCGATTATGTCGTCGCCAGCGTGCATTCCAGCTTTGGGCAGTCTCGGGACGTGATGACCGATCGAATTGTTCAGGCATTGCGCCATCCGCTGGTCACGATGCTCGGTCATCCGTCGGGCCGGCTGTTACTCCGTCGAGACGCCTATGCCGTCGATCTCGACGCGGTGATTGATGCGGCGGCCGAGGCCGGAACGATGATCGAGATCAACGCCAACCCGCACCGCCTCGATCTCGACGCCCCGCACGCCCGGCGGGCTCGCGAGCACGGGATCACGCTCGTCATCAACCCCGACGCCCACTCCACCGGGGGCCTCGATGACCTGGAGTTCGGCATCGGCGTTGCCCGACGCGCCGGGCTTGGACCCGAGCATGTTTTGAATACGGCAAGCCTCTCGGAGGTGGCTCGGCGGCTACGCAATCGTCGCTCAGGGTGA
- a CDS encoding PEP-CTERM sorting domain-containing protein (PEP-CTERM proteins occur, often in large numbers, in the proteomes of bacteria that also encode an exosortase, a predicted intramembrane cysteine proteinase. The presence of a PEP-CTERM domain at a protein's C-terminus predicts cleavage within the sorting domain, followed by covalent anchoring to some some component of the (usually Gram-negative) cell surface. Many PEP-CTERM proteins exhibit an unusual sequence composition that includes large numbers of potential glycosylation sites. Expression of one such protein has been shown restore the ability of a bacterium to form floc, a type of biofilm.) codes for MHRMRHYVAVIGLIAGATALFGSSAEANLIRTDPKLAFPDVLAAAINGRIEYDFDEGTQRGVLSMTNTPWEIAGDATTSFPIEHADGANKSQKLVLNLDTNGNVVSDPSNLYELYGRIVAGDQTFEGLLLQGTPTKFGWLDFGSPEAPIGLDMFDVEIEVTGGELARYFGDTAYMEFTPLLESTFEGTFDNDFTGLKPVSNIRSYNSPEPFPIPEPTTIVVLLSGGAALLYHRHRRRIVS; via the coding sequence ATGCACCGGATGCGTCACTACGTCGCCGTCATCGGGTTGATCGCCGGAGCCACTGCCCTGTTCGGCAGCTCTGCCGAGGCCAACCTGATTCGGACCGACCCGAAGCTCGCCTTTCCCGATGTCCTCGCCGCCGCCATCAACGGTCGGATCGAATACGACTTTGATGAAGGAACCCAGCGAGGCGTGCTGTCCATGACCAATACGCCGTGGGAAATCGCCGGAGACGCGACCACCTCGTTCCCGATCGAACATGCCGACGGCGCCAACAAGTCGCAGAAGCTCGTCCTCAACCTCGACACGAATGGAAACGTCGTTTCCGATCCTTCGAACCTCTACGAACTGTACGGCCGGATTGTCGCCGGAGATCAGACCTTCGAAGGTCTGCTCCTTCAGGGCACCCCGACCAAGTTCGGCTGGCTCGATTTCGGCAGCCCCGAAGCTCCGATCGGTCTCGATATGTTTGACGTTGAGATCGAGGTGACCGGTGGTGAGCTGGCCCGATATTTCGGCGACACCGCCTACATGGAGTTCACCCCGCTACTCGAAAGCACCTTCGAAGGGACCTTCGACAACGACTTCACCGGCCTGAAGCCGGTCAGCAACATCCGCTCCTACAACTCTCCGGAGCCGTTCCCGATTCCCGAGCCGACGACCATCGTCGTTCTGCTCAGCGGGGGAGCCGCCCTGCTCTACCACCGGCATCGCCGCCGCATCGTCTCTTGA
- a CDS encoding DUF2203 domain-containing protein, producing MALPKSDQPDRRHFTVEEANRALPLVRAIVADIVRQWQVVSDLEQRLTPVLDRRRTSRPEDDPYDAELESRRAELSAEQATFRRYLHELETLGVELKGAHNGLCDFPSLKDGREVYLCWKLGEPEVSHWHELHSGFSGRLPIESDEPSTAAHSV from the coding sequence ATGGCATTACCGAAATCGGATCAGCCTGATCGACGCCATTTTACCGTCGAAGAAGCCAATCGCGCCTTGCCGCTCGTGCGGGCGATCGTGGCCGATATTGTTCGTCAGTGGCAGGTCGTCAGTGACCTGGAGCAACGCCTGACCCCCGTGCTCGATCGTCGGCGGACCTCCCGTCCCGAAGACGACCCCTACGACGCCGAGCTGGAAAGCCGACGCGCGGAGCTTTCTGCCGAACAGGCGACGTTCCGACGCTATCTGCACGAGCTGGAAACCCTCGGGGTTGAGCTGAAAGGGGCCCACAACGGCCTCTGCGATTTCCCGAGTCTCAAGGACGGCCGCGAGGTCTACCTCTGCTGGAAGCTCGGCGAGCCCGAGGTGTCTCACTGGCACGAGCTGCATTCGGGCTTTTCCGGACGCTTGCCGATTGAAAGCGACGAACCCTCCACTGCGGCTCATTCGGTGTAA
- a CDS encoding lysophospholipid acyltransferase family protein produces the protein MTAPESATPSTRRRDPDEVPRFDRPWSRRVGYRFTQWLIRAFAACYGGFHVSGQENVPERGAALLVSNHMSFWDVLVLGSGVRRPVNFVARSSLFSPKFGGFLRFYGAFPIQRDGFGSQGFKETLRRLKAGGIVTFFPEGTRSPDGTLQELKPGIAALATRARVPIIPAGIAGTFESWPRDQKLPRPYPLRLHLAPSIAPEELDGLSPEDATQLIRERLEQAIEVAQQALPPAKRRAIKGS, from the coding sequence ATGACTGCCCCCGAATCGGCCACACCCTCGACGCGCCGCCGCGACCCGGACGAGGTTCCCCGGTTTGATCGCCCGTGGTCTCGACGGGTCGGCTACCGCTTCACTCAGTGGCTCATCCGAGCATTTGCGGCCTGCTACGGCGGGTTCCACGTTTCGGGGCAAGAGAATGTCCCGGAACGCGGAGCGGCCTTGCTCGTCTCGAACCACATGAGCTTCTGGGATGTCCTGGTGCTGGGCAGCGGGGTGCGCCGCCCGGTGAACTTCGTGGCGCGGTCATCGCTCTTTTCACCGAAATTTGGGGGCTTCCTCCGGTTTTACGGTGCCTTCCCGATCCAGCGAGACGGCTTCGGATCGCAGGGGTTCAAGGAAACCCTTCGCCGGCTCAAGGCCGGTGGCATCGTTACGTTCTTCCCCGAAGGAACCCGATCGCCCGACGGCACGCTCCAGGAGTTAAAGCCCGGCATTGCCGCCCTGGCGACCCGAGCCCGCGTGCCGATCATCCCGGCCGGGATCGCCGGCACGTTCGAATCGTGGCCCCGCGATCAAAAACTTCCCCGCCCTTACCCGCTTCGCTTGCACCTCGCGCCGAGCATCGCTCCCGAGGAACTCGACGGCCTCTCGCCCGAGGACGCGACCCAGTTGATCCGGGAACGACTGGAACAGGCGATTGAGGTCGCTCAGCAGGCGTTGCCTCCCGCCAAGCGGCGAGCGATCAAGGGCTCATGA